GGCCTCTTCCCCGTCCCCGCCAGATCAGAGTCTCTCATCACCCCAGCAGCACCTTTCCGCCTGCATCTCCCGGAGGGGCCCGGAGCCTTCCGGCAGCCCCCGCCGGATCCGCGCCCCGCCCGGCGCATGCATCTTCCTGCGGCCGGATGCCGACGGGGAGCAGTCTCCCGATCAGTCCAGCCGCCATATCCTCAGCCTAAAGTACCGCCCAGTGTGCCGCAAGATCCAGGAACGTGGGTTGAAATGAAACCGCAGGGGGTAATCACAGGACATGTCGTAGGCGAGCGAGGATGGAGAACCTGCATGGCGAAGATAGGATACTTCCTCTCCTGCGAGGAGTTCGGCCCCGCCAGGCTCCTTGAGCAGGCGAAGATGGCCGAGGAGGCGGGCTTCGAGGGGCTCTGGATCAGCGACCACTACCACCCCTGGAACTCCGAGCAGGGCAACAGCCCGTTCGTGTGGTCGGTGATAGGCGCGCTCTCGCAGATGACCTCTCTGCCGGTCACCACCGGCGTGACCTGTCCCACGATGCGCATCCATCCGGCCATAATAGCCCAGGCCGCCGCCACCTCACAGGTGATGCTGAACGGCAGGTTCTCCCTCGGCGTGGGAAGCGGCGAGAACCTGAACGAGCACATCCTTGGCCACCGCTGGCCCCCCGCCGACGTACGGCTGGAGATGCTGGAGGAGGCAGTCGAGGTAATACGCCTCCTCTGGGAAGGAGGCGTCAAGGATCACCACGGAAGATACTACACCGTCGAGAACGCTCACCTCTACACCCTTCCCGACGAGCCGCCGAAGATCCTCGTCTCGGGGTTCGGTGAGGCCTCGGCCCGGCTCGCAGGCAGGATCGGTGACGGCTACTGCGGTGCCTCCCCGGAAGGGGATCTGGTCTCGCTCTTCCGCTCCTCGGGCGGCGCGGACAAACCGGCCCACGGCGGGGCGAAGGTCTGCTGGGGCGAGGACGAGAAGGAGGCTCGCAGAACGGCCCATCGACTGTGGCCCAACGAACAGCTCCCCGGGCAGCTCGCCCAGGAACTGCCCACCCCGGCGCACTTCGAGCAGGCCAGCTCGCTCGTGACCGAGGATATGGTCGCCGAGGCCGTCCCGTGTGGCCCCGACCCCGAACGTCACCGGCAGATGATCCACGAGTACCTGGAGGCTGGCTACGACGAGATCTACATCCAGCAGATAGGCCCGGAGCAGGAGGGTTTCTTCCGCTTCTACGAGCGTGAGATCCTGCCGGGGTTCCGCTAGGATCCTCACACCGGGCTGCGGGCGAGCTCCACGAAGGAGGCCCGCTGCTCCGGGGTGCCGAGAACCGCGAGCATGTCCCCGGGGCACAGCCTCTCCCCGGGCCCGGGGTTGGTGATCACATCCTCGCCGCGCACCAGCGCGACGATCGAGGCCCCGGTCCTCCCGCGTACCCCGAGCTCCCCGATCGTGCTCCCGGCCAGGAAGCTCCCCTCCGGGACCGAGACCCACTCGGTCTCTATCAGCTGCGAGGCACGCCGGAGCTGGGGGAGCATCCCGCTCCCGCCCCTCCGGGCCATCGGCGCGTAGAGCTCCCGGCGCACGGTGTCCGAGAAGCGCTGTATCTCCCCGGCGTCTATCCCGAGCTGCACCA
This is a stretch of genomic DNA from Rubrobacter calidifluminis. It encodes these proteins:
- a CDS encoding LLM class F420-dependent oxidoreductase, whose protein sequence is MAKIGYFLSCEEFGPARLLEQAKMAEEAGFEGLWISDHYHPWNSEQGNSPFVWSVIGALSQMTSLPVTTGVTCPTMRIHPAIIAQAAATSQVMLNGRFSLGVGSGENLNEHILGHRWPPADVRLEMLEEAVEVIRLLWEGGVKDHHGRYYTVENAHLYTLPDEPPKILVSGFGEASARLAGRIGDGYCGASPEGDLVSLFRSSGGADKPAHGGAKVCWGEDEKEARRTAHRLWPNEQLPGQLAQELPTPAHFEQASSLVTEDMVAEAVPCGPDPERHRQMIHEYLEAGYDEIYIQQIGPEQEGFFRFYEREILPGFR